The nucleotide window GCCGCGCGATGCGATCGTGTATATCGGCTATCCGAACGACGGTCAGGTCGTGCCGGCGAACAAGCCGTTTCGCGTGTGGTTCGGACTGCGCTATATGGGTGTTGCTCCCAAGGGCGTCAAATATCCGAACACGGGGCATCACCATCTGCTGATCGATTGCGATCTGCCGCCGATGGACCAGGAGATTCCATCGGATCGTCAGCATCTGCATTTCGGCGCCGGCGAAACCGAGACGACCATCGAGTTGCCGCCCGGTAAGCACACGCTGCAATTGCTGATGGGCGACGACAGGCACGTGCCGACCGATCCGCCGATCTATTCGAAGAAAATCACGGTAATCGCCAAATGAGGCAGCGCGTGCGCCAGGTGTGGCCCGCGAGGCAACACCGAGCCGCGCGATGTTGGTCCACACCCATCTATTCGAAACGGCAACGGGCGCGGTGCAGCCTGCCATTCGGGCGGTGCATCGAGTAAAACGCCCTGTATTTACAGGCCACTGCAGCCTTGAAGCAACAGCGTGCTCATCACTGGCACAGCCTATGCGTTAGTAAGCCGCGAGCAGACAAGAAATGCTCGAACCTGAAAACGCAAACCTCTGCGTCCACCTTCTTAGGAGAACCGTGATGAAATCGCTGATGATCAAAGACCTGCACGTTACCGAGCAACTCGACAGCAAGGCGATGAAGGCCGTGCGTGGCGGCTATATGGCTTACCCGTACTTCCCGAGCCTGTCGTTCAAATTCGACGACAGCAAGCACGTAAGCGCTCAGCAACTCATCGACCAGTCGCAATCGGTCAACAACGTGAGCGGCAACGGCAACGCGTTCGCGAAGAACTTCAACACGACGATCACGCCGACGATGATCGCGACGAACAACGTCAACGTCTATTAAGCGGCCTGACGGCTCCGCGGAGGCTGGACCGGGCCTTCCGCGGGCCGCATCGCAGTGCGCATCGACGAGACGAAGCGCGCTCGATCGTTCGCCGTAAGCGGTCGCGCATCAAAAAGCAGATACGCAGAATCGTCCTTTCCATACGGGCCGCACGACGCACTGCGTTTGGCGCACGCCTTCCAGTACACCTCGATTCACGCGGATATCGATAGAGATGCCGCGCGGGACGTGCTTTACTTGAATCGCGCGCCTTGCTGTGGCATCGCCGGGATCGATCGGAGAATACCGTGTTCGTGTCGCCTCGTTCATTGGTTCGCCGCTTGCCGGATCTGGCAGTCCGCAACCCCATCGCGCGGCGGATCTGCAATCGCTGCACCGTCGTGCGTTTCACCACCGTTGTCGGCGTCGCCATCGAGGCGCTGCTCGCCTGTGCGTTGCTCGGCGGCTGCATCGATGCACACGTGCCCGACTACAAGCGCCCGGATACGCCGGCCAAAGCATCGTGGACTGACCGCACCAGCACGTCCATTTCCGCGTCCGGCACGATCGAGCCGGACTGGTGGAAAACCTTTCAGGATCCGTACCTGAACGCTTTGATTGCGAAGTCCATCGACGGCAACTTCGACATCAGGATTCTCGCCGCTCGCA belongs to Paraburkholderia sp. SOS3 and includes:
- a CDS encoding DUF4399 domain-containing protein, whose product is MYKILAAAAFAALMCGFVANASGGTTPAPRDAIVYIGYPNDGQVVPANKPFRVWFGLRYMGVAPKGVKYPNTGHHHLLIDCDLPPMDQEIPSDRQHLHFGAGETETTIELPPGKHTLQLLMGDDRHVPTDPPIYSKKITVIAK